A DNA window from Capnocytophaga sp. ARDL2 contains the following coding sequences:
- a CDS encoding cytochrome c oxidase subunit II has product MSSLLILVIVALLGIAIWQLTKIFDITQSTGGKKDWTSEIATDKDNNINGYLMFGFLAFIYIFTIYSVVKWGYMPLMSDAASEHGADYDNLMWISMGIIFFVQFLTQFLLHYFAFKNRGHKDKKAIFFADNDRLEFIWTIIPVIVLSLLILYGLFAWNKIMHYDEEEEVIYVEVYAKQFGWDFRYAGDDNTLGKANVRFIDGVNAVGVDMSDPNSQDDRMAKELYLPVGKKVVFKIRSQDVLHSAYFPHFRAQMNCVPGMVTQFVMVPTITTNEMRQRDAVVKKVNEVNKARQKRSAELVEQGQEGLEPYVFDYILLCNKICGRSHYNMQAKVVVVEQDEFKKWYNQLPVLGKQVAEEKAAAQAEADKLAAAQAEAERIAAKVEKTIVEETEVIVDETVSAANVIN; this is encoded by the coding sequence ATGTCGAGTTTATTAATTTTAGTAATCGTAGCTTTATTAGGAATTGCAATTTGGCAATTGACTAAGATTTTTGATATTACGCAATCTACTGGAGGAAAGAAAGATTGGACGTCAGAAATTGCTACAGATAAAGACAACAACATCAACGGATATTTGATGTTTGGATTTTTAGCATTTATCTATATTTTCACTATTTACAGTGTTGTAAAATGGGGATATATGCCATTGATGAGCGATGCAGCTTCAGAACACGGTGCAGATTATGACAATCTGATGTGGATTTCGATGGGTATTATTTTCTTTGTACAATTCCTTACTCAGTTTTTGTTGCACTATTTCGCTTTCAAAAACAGAGGACATAAAGATAAAAAAGCGATATTCTTTGCAGACAACGATCGTTTGGAGTTTATCTGGACTATCATTCCTGTAATTGTCTTGTCGTTATTGATTCTTTACGGATTGTTTGCATGGAACAAAATTATGCACTACGACGAAGAGGAAGAAGTTATCTATGTTGAAGTGTACGCAAAACAATTTGGTTGGGATTTCCGCTATGCAGGTGATGACAACACTTTAGGTAAAGCCAACGTGCGTTTTATCGACGGCGTAAACGCTGTGGGTGTAGATATGTCAGATCCAAACAGCCAAGACGATAGAATGGCGAAAGAATTGTATTTGCCAGTAGGTAAAAAAGTAGTGTTCAAAATCCGTTCTCAGGACGTATTGCACTCTGCTTACTTCCCTCACTTTAGAGCACAGATGAACTGTGTGCCAGGTATGGTAACACAATTTGTTATGGTGCCTACAATTACTACAAACGAAATGAGACAAAGAGACGCTGTAGTAAAAAAAGTAAACGAAGTAAACAAAGCACGTCAGAAAAGAAGTGCTGAATTGGTTGAGCAAGGACAAGAAGGCTTAGAACCTTATGTATTTGATTATATCTTGTTGTGTAACAAAATTTGTGGTCGTTCGCACTACAACATGCAAGCAAAAGTGGTGGTTGTAGAACAAGACGAATTCAAAAAATGGTACAATCAATTACCAGTTCTTGGAAAACAAGTAGCAGAAGAAAAAGCAGCTGCACAAGCAGAAGCAGATAAATTGGCTGCTGCACAAGCAGAGGCTGAAAGAATAGCTGCAAAAGTAGAAAAAACAATCGTAGAAGAAACAGAAGTAATCGTAGATGAAACTGTGTCTGCAGCGAATGTAATCAACTAA